The DNA window ATGGCGGCGGCCATCCGTTCGGGGTCGTTCGCCCTGGTCACGGGCGTGGCGAGCATCACCGCGGCGCAGCCCAGCTCCATCGCCAGCGCGGCGTCGGAGGCGGTGCCGATGCCCGCGTCGAGAACGACGGGAACGTTCGCGCCAGCGACGATCAGCTCCAGATTGTGCGGGTTGCGGATGCCGAGCCCGGTCCCGATCGGCGAGCCGAGCGGCATGACCGCCGCGCATCCGACGTCCTCCAGGCGGCGCGCCAGCACGGGGTCGTCGTTGCTGAACGGGAGCACCTGGAACCCGTCGTCGACCAGCCGCTCGGCGGCGTCGAGCAGCTCGACCGGATCGGGCAGCAGCATCCGGTCGTCGTACACGACCTCGAGCTTGACCCAGTCGGTGCCGAGTGCCTCGCGCGCCAGTTGCGCGGTGAGGACGGCGTCGGCTGCCGTACGGCAGCCGGAGGTGTTCGGCAGCGGCGCGATGTCGAGGCGCTTCAGCAGGTCGAGCAGACCGGGACCGCCGGAGGTGTCGGTACGCCGCAGCGCGACCGTGGTGATCTCGGCGCCGGACGCGACCAGCGCGCACTCGAGGATCGCGAGATTCGCCACTCCCCCAGTGCCCATGATCAGCCGGCTGGAGAACTCCTGGCCGGCGAACAGGAACGGGTCGTCCATGCTCAACCTCCCTGAACGGCGGTGAGGATCTCGACGACCGCGCCGTCGCGGACGTACGTCGTCGGCCACTCCGCACGCCGCACCACGCTGCTGTCGATCGCCACGGCGACACCGGTCTTCGGGGCGTCGACCAGTTCGAGCAACGCGGCGACGGTCAGGTCGCCGGCGAAGTGGCGCGAGGAGCCGTTCACCCTTATTTCCATGGGGATCCTTCCGTGAAACGGATCGGGTCGGCAGCCTTCGCCTCGGGCGGGATCGGCTCGTCTTCGAGTAGCGCGACGACGGTGTCGGCAGTGATCGGGG is part of the Tenggerimyces flavus genome and encodes:
- a CDS encoding thiazole synthase; amino-acid sequence: MDDPFLFAGQEFSSRLIMGTGGVANLAILECALVASGAEITTVALRRTDTSGGPGLLDLLKRLDIAPLPNTSGCRTAADAVLTAQLAREALGTDWVKLEVVYDDRMLLPDPVELLDAAERLVDDGFQVLPFSNDDPVLARRLEDVGCAAVMPLGSPIGTGLGIRNPHNLELIVAGANVPVVLDAGIGTASDAALAMELGCAAVMLATPVTRANDPERMAAAMRFAVDAGRLARLAGRIPQRHWAAQASSPQLP
- the thiS gene encoding sulfur carrier protein ThiS gives rise to the protein MEIRVNGSSRHFAGDLTVAALLELVDAPKTGVAVAIDSSVVRRAEWPTTYVRDGAVVEILTAVQGG